The Juglans regia cultivar Chandler chromosome 16, Walnut 2.0, whole genome shotgun sequence nucleotide sequence TCGCCTTCAACCCAACTATAACGAAACACATTATATTAGTGCATAGTAGCATTCATTAGTTTTGCCTCTAACTAAAAACTAATAAATGGGGAGGCCGTTACAGTGGACTTTAAGAACAATTAAGAGAGAATAGCACACACTTTTTCCGAATACATGGTTTTGAGAACCACTTTATATTCTTGGTCAGTGTATCATATGCAAAGTAATGATTACTGCTAGATTTACCAATGCTCACTCGATATTCTTGTAGCAGGTTTTCAGGGACATGTTTTGCCTAAGTGAAGCAACTGACAACTGCTCCTGTGAGAAATCAAGACCGGTCACCTGCAAAGCGCGACCCCAAAAACGTAAAAGAAAACAATCACACAACAACTTCGTAAAACATAACATTTACGACAATGGTCGGTGTTGGAAATGACCTTGCCATTAGATCCCACTTTCTCGGACAATAGAAACGATAAATCCCCACTTCCACAACACAAATCCAACACTTGGTCTCCCATTTTGGCTCTGAAACCCACAAttccaatattaaaaaaacaaaacatgaagTTCAATAACTGGAAacgaaaaattaaataaacaaatacttGCCCACTCCATGAGACTGCCATTCTTTTCCATACTCGATGCTGACCCAAACTCAGCAAGTCATTCAACTGCGATATTTTCAAAAgagttagaaaattaaaaacatacagagaacccataaaaaagaaatgcattCAAGGAAAAAGATATGGAGTGGAAAGGGTGCACATTATCGTAGACAGGAGCTATACGGTTAAAGAGGGTTTGGCGCTCGTCAGCACAACGAACCGGCCTGTGTCTGAAACGGTATGTTGAAGGAAGAGAGAGCTGAAGGGAAGCCATTTCCAGGTCCGCGTATCCTTCTGGATAGACAAACGCATACGAGTTCAAATAGATTCACCAAGATGTGGATAAAAGCCTCGACAATGAAAGTTAAGGTCATTGGGCTCTCATCTACTTGAGCTTACCTGATGCTCCCCTCCGTGCAATGTGAGGCCTGAGGCGGGGCCTTTAACATGCTCCCAACCACTCAGCTTATGAAAATTGCGGCTTCGACATGTCTTTGGGGCTTGGGGCTCATATCTGTCCCAAAAATCcacagttttttatttttatttttatttttttcacattttttaaatatttttaaaaaataaaaaaatatataccgatacactaatagtcacttttttaattattaaataaaaaaaattaaatacatgaacgATCAAAATGAGAAGACAAAATCATGAGGCATAGTATCATTTACCAAATCCAAATATAAACTTGAAAAGCAGTACTTTACACGAGTAATTGTAGACGGGggcatttctattttttttacaataaaaagtttacaaactaatatgacttaatgtaatatgtcatatctattttataataaaaagtgttttacaatctgatgaatAACATTAAGGcatgttaatttgtaaatttttttgtataaggATTTTGTGTAGACCAATCACTCCTTAGTTGATTTTGTGTAAACGATAATCAACTCAATgcataaaaaggaaataaaaaaataagtaatagcTCAAAGCTCGGGGTCATTGTTACTTAGTTTTGACAAGTAACTTTCCTTCCCAAAAGGATTTGTCGGAATCTACCATTGCaaatagaagatatatatatacacatgcatacatatatatatatatatatatatatatatggtgattAGAAGTCACGATTAGGttgtatttggataatgagatattttatgaatagtaataaaatattaaataatagtgaaatgtaaataaataataataataaaataataaatagtaatgaaatattatgagaataccTGACTCGGTACCCAAAGAGAGGGTTTATCaataatattacaactcaatTCCGCATCATACCCATATAATGTACTGCTTTTGTTtgtcaataataataacttttgtttttccaCCATATCTTAATTTCAagaatttgacttttttttcttgtatgctTTAATGAGATTATTAAAGTAAAtgtttacttaatttcaaatgatcAAGACCATTAAATGTAAACATTATTGTTAAAATCTTCTTCTCTTAGATAAGATATttgagaataattatattttaaggtATTTACACCACATATCATTCAtgtggtataatttgatttggaaaataaaatttaaaatttgagttgcacaaatcaaattatgctatgTAAATTGTGTGGAGTGTAAACGCTTTCAAATAATACTACTCGACATTTGAAAGAGAATTAAACgactattgatttttttttacacattagagatctatttttatcttaattatttattgtatacaATAACTAGATCCATTGAAATTTTTGATAGGATTctcaatagattttttttaagagaaactGTCATTATTCATTCATCAGAGAAACTTACATCCATGACTGGATACATTATAAGATGTCTCCATAataaacatgacatcataaactaaaataatgcatttaGAGTTTCACCAgtacattattttcttttataactgGTTTGGTCTGGTTTTCATTATTGTTAATACcctctacagacaaacgtccAAGCGACAACACTCTCtgccaaaacaaaaactcaacCTCACCCTTCACGGAAAGAGATGACTCAacctctacagacaaacgtccaagagacgaactctttttttattttaattaacaataagaaaaccaaaaaagaaagcaGTAAGATAGATGCGAAAAAGGACGGATTACATTTTGGACCAATTTCGATAGACTATGGAATCTGTGACAGCCCATGAAGGCAACACACTTATCTCTTTTCAGCCACAAAGATCAAATTCGAAAGGTCTGATGGTGGCGAGCCTGGTGATCTGGCGTGTGTGTTGAGAATAGCTGCAGGAAGGGGTGGCGCATGAGAACCACGCGCAGATGTGGGCGGCGCGTGAGAACCACACGCAGTGATTTTCGCAGAACCATCACTTTCCTCCGAATAATTTTTGACCGATGAATCTACTTGTGCCGCGCGTCTCTTAAGAGTTGTCGGAAAACTGTAAATCTGTCTTTTCGGATTTGaggaaactaaaataaaactaaacaaaataaacctTGATAGACAATGTAGGTAAATGGAGGAATGAGGGAatgagagggaggaggaggatagAAGGAGAGGCCTCCTCCCCCTCCGACGAAAATCAGATCTAGAGCTCTTTATTTTTTACGAGAGATTAGGCAAGGAGGCGCCtaggttttttctttcttaaattttccaATTTTCCAGTGCTTGAATCTGATTTTATGGTCAACTCAATAGATTTTGGAGAGAGATAGATAGTCATGTGCATCTTACAACATTTAATACCATAGAGAAGATTTACACATTATACTAGTAAATGTAAATACTTGTAAGTACACTAACACATTTAATCTCTTTGAAATTCATCCTtgcaattataattttttgaattcttaaatttatattatatatatatatatacactagtggGTAGCTACGTGCAAGGTATGTATGCCATCTTGCACATAACACCTAAAGCCCTAAtatgtagagaaataaatttaaaaaaatgaatagtaaatagGTAGTACAACCTTTTAAGattattaaaagaatagtaaatattaaatattacttcCTATTCCATCCAAATTTCACCTCATCCTAAAACtttatttctcttctctctctctctctctttttcctttgtcTCCTTTGATGCCTACCCTCACCATTTTCTcaaacatctctctctctctctctctctctctccttatcGAAAGCTTGAAGACCAAAATCATCTCGAGCCCTTCCACTACGTCACTCAATTCTCCACGAAGACCAACCGAAAGCctacagaaaattaaagaaaacggCCTTTGATTTCAACATAGACGACGAAAATAGCAGCCATTACGTCTGGGTCTAAGTATGTCTTAGATCTACACATATTATCGATGGCTTTTCAATTTGGTTTGTTTTGGTGTACATCGGTATGTCAATGTAAATGAGTATGATATATGTAGTGAGTTTATACaaatttgaagatattttttttcgaTCTGTGTTGTTTCTTTGAGATCTAAACCAAGGGTagctcaatacaaattgaggcCTAAGGTGAAATTTAAGTGAGTCATTCATAATTATaagacaataaaatataaattattatatggaatattctcaaaattttcaataaaataagatttttttgaaatctttaaatactgtttttgtgaatttatatttacaacaactTAAAAGGAGGCCTCAATATAGATTTTGTGCCTCAATTTagcaaaatcttaaaaaatttatttaaaatgtaaataattcattcatgtattacttatataaaaaaatcattttattaaatattaaatttaatattatgaggccttgcacacattgaaaactataaaaattatttagaaatttatttaacgaaatggtttttattttaaaaaaaatactttatttttatttttgagggCCTTACATAAGGTGGGGGCCATAGGCAATGGCCTTACCATTGAGCCGACCCTGATCTAAACATATCTCTATCTGGAGTcctcaaaatgaaattttttctgatttcctttcctctctccctctctctgtgttagtttctttgttataaattttttttgtgaatccTTAGAAATTTGAAGATTTGTTTGATACAAATCGAGCggtattttttgtaatagtGTGAGAAAAATCGGACtggtattttttgtaatggtttttttgttcaaatccAACTGGGTATGATTTATTACCGACAGAGGATGTTCAACTACCAAGCACGAAAATCTGAGGCATATCTCATTTTGTTGTTTAGATCTACACATACTACcgatagttttttaattttgtttgttctCATGTACAtcggtataatttttttactcaacTTGTAGAAATTTCAACATCTCACAGATTGTGTTTGGGTTTGGtttatgtttgaattttttttactcatacCCAGCCTCTGTTGGTTGACGTTGGATCGTGTATATggctatgattttttttgtgaatctttaaaaatttcaacagaTTGTGTTTAGCTTTTGTTTTGTACAAATCTGTGATTTTGTGATTGGCAATGATGGCtgtgattttgtgatgatttacGGTGAGGTTGTGTTGTGCTTAAGTTGCTGTGAGAAAGATAATTGTTGTGAGGTTATATAAAGGGACATAAGTGGAAGAAGAAAGTGCCAAacaaaaatattgttcattCTTGTTCATCGATAgactcttttaagtataagaagatatataaatatatatatatatatatacacacacacatatttatgAAAAAGTGGTGTTCCTCCCTAGTCATCTTGTCTAATTCACTTAATTGGTATGCTTTGTAACTATTCTTTTACGTGTTATTATCGATTTTGTTCCATCATATGGTAGGTTGGGACATCATCTTCTGCATTTCTTTTTCTAGGTGAGTTTACTTTAGCAAACACCATCCATTCATCTTAATACATAGAGTGAGGAATGTGATTGAAAATCATGAATTCGAATTAAAAGATGGGATGTTTCCTTATCGATCATTATTTGTTTCCCTTAATAAACTATCAATTTCATTTCAcaaatttaagttaaaattagAGTTGTGAATATGATGGCGAGCCTAACATATAAACTACCTCAAAAAAGTAGTAAGAACTTGACATCTAaacaaaaatactctttttaACAGTTAGTTATACCAAAACGTGAATCCATATTTTACTTTAGAATGAATTAAAATCCACCAAATTCCTCTTGCTAGTTGGGTTAAATTTAGTACCATGTTGCTTCTATCTTCTTACGAATACAAATTGAGATTAGGGTATGTTtggcaatttcaaattttttaaaatctatcaattttttttataatttcattctcaaacattactcaatcacaaaaaataatacaaattttaaaataaaaataatcctaaaaattatattcaaacaattcttCAATTTTATCAATCTACTTTCATAAACTCCAATACaacacttatttttaaaaatatatttttattcaaaattttctctctcttctcccaaaACCTAATCacaaacaaattttcaaaattttcaaatatttcttatattcaAATATTCGGAACGAGCTCAAGGTTTTCTTATAAagtactttattttaaataaatttaatatggagataaacaaattaaatttaagcGAGTAGTAAGTGGtaaaattatgattattgtgttatattttatttaacttttgaaCAAATTTGAATTGTCTAACAAGCtacttaattttgaaaaaatagcttatttatattttatattagaacttTATCTACGAATTTTTCAAATGGACTatagatttttgtaatttttttaatgtatatatagttacCAATCATTTTTTCGTAAGGTTTCAAACAACATCTATCATTTTTGGAACATCGACATTTTCATATATGTCTTTCTTTTCGagaaatgctacttatcatctcacaccacacactttacatattttaaaattattttttattttacttttgttttcttcttgttaaactaattgaattgttctacttatcatccatacatcatatatttgttataagaaaaatgaagaaataaaataaaatatgtgtggtgcgtggggatgataagtagaattattcctTTCCAAATACTTATAATCTCattgcaaaattaaaaataattctatgaaaaaaatataaagttacaTAAATTTAAATCAGTTTACTTTACACAAATTTATGAGTTTAGACAAACCGAAAAgagttttataataattatattgattaataatagataataattttattatctacaatatcactacaacagaaacCCTCTTTTGGGATAAGATTTTTCGttccaaaaaattgaaatttcatcCTAGAAGaaaatttgggatgaaaaaatTATGTCCTAAAAAGGCTGTTGCAAAAGACATTCTTGggacaagaaaaaaatttcttcccatataatatattttgggacaaaatttttcTGACCATTTCAAAGTCTCATTcgaaatcaaaaaaatttcaggACGAAAgcattttgtccctaaaagacattcaaacacccaactttcattcgaacataaaatattatttgaacagTTATGATATGAGGGTGGTATTCGATCACTTTAATCACGTTCAAATGGGTTGAGAAACGTTCGAAGGGGATGGTAGGTCGTTCGAATACTGAAGACATACCCATTTGAAACTGAAGACATACCTTTTCAAATACTAAAGACATGTCCGTTCGAATAAGATtgatttgtatttgaatattcAGACCGTATATGGTTCAAAGGTGTGCAATTACCATTCGAACTATAATTCGAATTGTCAAACTATAATTCGAATtgtttgaataagaaagttccTAATTTGAATAAGGTTCGAAATAAGGGTGATAGAACGTTCGAATTATGTGATCGTAAATGGTTATGATGTTTTACCTTTTCATTCAAACATAATAGGGTAACACTATTACCATTCGAATAGGAATGATTATCATTCGGATGCTTTGTTATACCAGTTCGAATTTGCATTCAAAGATGTATGCAATCCATTCGAATATTGAAATCGTATATGGTTCAAACAATTTATGTCACGATTCAAACACTAGTGAGTTTGTCCGAATAAAAAAGGTAGTGTTCAAATGGGATGACAACTTGCAGCTCAAACTATTATGATAACCGTTCGAATATCATATTTTAATGCTATATGGTTCGAATAACGATTACAACATTCTGAACATAAAATAGAATACGTGTTCGGACAAATGAAGTTTTGTTCGAACAGTAGGTAGTAAACTTGAAATTCAAACATAGTATATAATCCAACAATTgttcatgaaaatattatgaaactaCAATTAAACTCTAACTTAAGGGTCATGatacaaaatattacaaaaaattacaaaatgtaTGAAATGGAATTGGAGGCATAAAATGTTGGAACATCATCATTTGCATCTTTTGAAGCAAAATTAGATTGGTGGTataacagataaaaaaaaatgaatggaatTAATATAATGAGATAATGCATTACCTAGTATAGTAGCTTCTCAACATCTAAGCAAAAATACTCTTTCACTTAAGAGTTATTTATACCAAAAAGTGAATCCATATTTTACTTTAGAAGATCTTCACCATTTCTTAAGAATGAATTAAAATCCACCAAATTCCTCTTGCTAGTTGGGTCAAAATTAGTACTTCCTTCCTTCTATCTTTTTATCAGTACAAATTGAGATTAGGGTATGTTTGgcaattttagatttttttaaatttataaatttttttttataatctcattatcaaacattactcaaaaacaaaaaaatttctatttcaaatttttaaattttcatttaattattacctaatcattaatcaatcacaaaaaataatataaattttaaaataaaaataatcctaaatattatatttaaacaattctTCAATTTTATCAATCTACTTTCGTAAACTCCAATAcaacacttattttaaaaaaaattatacaaaattttctctctcttctcccaaaacctaatctcaaacaaattgtcaaatatttcttatattcaAATATGCCTTGTTAATTGAAGTTTgttcattaaaaataactaagtaaataaataaattccgaCTGAGTTCAAAGTTTTCTTATAAagtactttattttaaataaatttaatatggagataaacaaattaaatttaagcGAGTAGTAAGTGATAAAATTATGCTTGTTTAGTTTTCATTCAAACACGAATtgagatttacttttatgattATTGTGTTACCTTTTATGCTCACgactattttattcaactttcgaATAAATTTGAATTGTCTCACAAGctaattaattttaacaaaacagcttatttatattttatattagaacttTAACTGCGAATTTTTCAAATGGACTaaagatttttgtaaattttttttttatgtatatatagctgCCTATCATTTGTTCGTAAGGTTTCAAACAACATCTATCGTTTTTGGAacatcaactttttcatatatatctttccaaatacttataatattctcattgcaaaattaaaaataattctataaaaaaaatataaagttacaTAAATTTAAATCTGTTTACTTTACACAAATTTATATGAGTTTAGACAAACCGAATAGAGTTTTATAAGAATTAAATTGTTCAATAAAaggttataattttattatctataaTATCACTACAATAGAAACCCTcttttgggatgagatttttagtCCTAAAAAATTGGAATTACATCCTAGAACAAaatttgtgatgaaaaaatttcataccAAAAAGGCTATTGTGAAAGACATTCTGGGAcgggaaaaaaatttcatcccataaaatatcttttgggacaagATTTTCCCAACCCATTCAAAGTCCCATTCAAATCTCAAatgccaaaaacagaaaaaaaaaaaaaaaaaaaaaaaaaagaaggacaACATTTCTTCCCTAAAAGACATTCAAGCACCCAACTTTCATTcaaccataaaatattatttgaacaCTTACGATATGAGTGTGGTATTCGAACACTTTAGTCACATTCGAATGGGTTGAGAAACGTTTGAAGGGGATGGTAGGTCATTTGAATATTGAAGACATACTTGTTCGAATACTAAAGACATACCCGTTCGAATACTAAAGGCATGTTGTTTGAATAAGATTGATTTGTGTTCAAATATTGAAACCGTATATGGTTCGAAGACATGCAATTACCATTTGAGGtataatttgaattgtttgaataaaaaagtCCCTAATTTGAATGGCGTTTGAATAAGGGTGATAGAACGTTCAAATGATGTAACCGTAAATGGTTCTGACTTTTTACCTATTCATTCAAACATATTAGGGTAATGCTATTACTATTCGAATATGAGTGATTATCATTCGGATGTTTTGTTATACCAGTTCGAATGTGCGTTCGAAGATGTATGGAATCCATCTAAATATTGAAATCGTATATGGTTCAAACAATTTATATCACAATTTGAACACTATTGTTGTCAAAATATTTACGTTTAAAAAAGTGAGTTCGTTCGAATAAAAAATGTAGCATTCAAATGGGATGACGACTTGCAGTTCAAACTATTGTGGTAACCATTCGAACATCATATGTTAATGCTATACGGTTCAAATAGCTATTACAACGCTctaaacataaaatatgataCGCGTTCAAACATATGAAGTTTCATTAGAACGGTGGGTAGTAAACTTGAAAtccaaacataatatataatccaacaattgttcatgaaaatattatgaaactaCAATAAAACTCTAAGTCAGGGTCATGatacaaaatattacaaaaaaaattacaaaatatgtgAAATGGAATTGGAGGCATAAAATGTTGGTGATAAGAAGCAAAATTAGATTGGTGATATAACtgataagaaaaaatgaatggaATTAATATAATGAAACAATGCATTACCTATTATACTAGCTTCTCAACATTGCGATAAAAGTTATGTTTTGTACGATATGGTTCTTGCTTATTCTTAAATGAAGCTTCTATTTCTACtcaagtaatttaaaaaatcgaTCTAATAATTCATATGCCAAAATTGTTAGGCCATCAGTTCttgatatttagatatttttcacTCATTGTTACTATATTTCTCGAGATCCGAGAGACTATGTAGTAAAGTAACAATGAAAGCCACACACTCCTTTAAGATAATCTTTTGTTTGAACTTCTACAAAACATAAAGTCGATATAGAGTTATTATTAGCCTTCTTGTAAAGTTGTAAAacgaataataataaagtttataCAAGATTCCACTCTTGTAGAGAATGAACGAAAATTTATCTAAAGAAATGTGTGGCTTTGATTGTTACTTCACTTGTCAATTTCCTAGAGATTGTGTGGTGAAGTAACAATGAAAGccagacatttcttcaagattctCCTCCAATACAACCTCTGCAAGACAAGTTgatataaacttattattaaGTCTGATTGCATGCGTAGTGAGAATGGGGTATCAGGATCCAATGAATCAGAGCATGGTATGTTTATTATGAATAAGTATATACATTACTAAGATTATAATTATgacaaaaatacatattaaatgtattttatcaCAACTCATGCAGCTGTCACACAACCTTGTAGATCTCGAGGTATTACAAGATGCGTCAGCTTGGACAAGGTGCGCacagaaaaaaaactaaaattaatattgatggCGACCACACTGGTGGCAGTGGAGATCTAGCGAGTTGGTTAGTGTTGTACGTTAGTAGTAGTCTTATTTGTACCTACGCAGCTATGGCTACTTCATCTTAGTTCAAAGTGACATAAAATATTAAGGAACATATAAAGAAGTGTTGCTtggtaattaaaaatatgttatttttttagtattaaacATAGTGCgttgtatgatatattaattgtttattaattcTATTGTGATATTTAAGGATGCGTTTGAACTTAATTTCGTGAGATGAGAGGAGTGACAAACCATTGATGAACTGATCAATAATGCATACCGCAAGTATAAAGGTCGATGCCACAAACagtaccaaaaatttgaaaatactgAGGCATACCAGAATCTTTTTCAAAGCATGCAGCCAGACGAGTGGAAAAAGCTCTGTGATATATTTGAGGACCCGTCATATCAAGTAAGTGCATTATTTCaaggttatattatattaatttttccttATGTAATatcaacttataatttttttatattttataggagATGAGTTGtgcaaataaaacaaatagatcaaaactAAAGTTCCATCATCATCCTGactcaagatttttttattgtctCTCCAagaaagtggtaaaaataaattaatttatttgtcatTATCTTAACATACTGGTTTGGAAtccataatataattttttttaatgtctatAGGAAGAAGAGAATCCTGCAGGGTATAACCTGACAACTTTGTATGCTAAATCATACACTAATAGTGATGGGAATGGACTAGTCCTGAAAACATGCAAACTATGTAAGAGTTGGCACACTTAGCGAAGCAaagcaataatattaattacatatttatctcaTATATATTGGTTAATCTTGCCTTTTCTTATTTAGGACAAGATGATTGGGCTCCGCAACGAATCTACTTTTGAAGAATCATTAGCAAGCGATGTTGAGATTTTTTCCAAGTTTTGGTGCCTCGTTCTAGATATCTAAGGGGTTAGGTGTGGTGCGTAAAATATTTTGCATCTTTTTTGAGATCAAGGAGCAGATAAAGTAACTCCCGAGAGGAGTTAGAGAAGCAATAATAGAGATCAAGCATATAAGATCAAGCTAGAGAGAAAAGGAGGAGACTGTACGGTCGAATGAAACTAATTTAGATATGTGATTAAGGCAGCAACAACAAGAGGAGCTGCAGAGGGAGTTAGCAATTCAGAGCCAAGAAATGCTTCACGAGAtgtagatgatgatgatgtctAGACAATTTATGCATCCACCATCATaggaatattttcatatatgagaCGAAAATTTTGTTATCGTTTATCTACGTGGTTTGGTAACAATATGGACAATTGTGTTGTT carries:
- the LOC109020896 gene encoding 2-phytyl-1,4-beta-naphthoquinone methyltransferase, chloroplastic isoform X1, with the protein product MRLSIQKDTRTWKWLPFSSLFLQHTVSDTGRFVVLTSAKPSLTLNDLLSLGQHRVWKRMAVSWSGAKMGDQVLDLCCGSGDLSFLLSEKVGSNGKVTGLDFSQEQLSVASLRQNMSLKTCYKNIDWVEGDALDLPFPDGYFDAITMGYGLRNVVDKYRAMQEMFRVLKPGSRISVLDFNKSTQPFTASTQEWMIDNVVVPVATSYGLAKEYEYLKSSIREFLTGKELEKVALQVGFSSARHYEISGGIMGNLVAKR